One part of the Ranitomeya imitator isolate aRanImi1 chromosome 10, aRanImi1.pri, whole genome shotgun sequence genome encodes these proteins:
- the PLEKHN1 gene encoding pleckstrin homology domain-containing family N member 1, with amino-acid sequence MGNLSCVPQPHRQLRYSFSRKNSMQGKEQDSRTKWTYLFGNESGVGRVTHSDNILHYIPGKDIGNDGQKDNVDQRFLSIFRKGKKKTIVRNMGQMIHYSKVKFRFQHSQDISDCYLELFQSQLYFQSRGPTGLTYQGLVPLKELSVYKLERSKVPPKPEEEHAFRITGPLLNPLIVYCPTLQELQKWLYHLEKQIQLNGGNLDTLPIMEVNNANIWDKSELRKSVQSQPVQDWEGTQRESLGAISCISKVKLQTLPFQELNDRVLVLYPSTLVILSEEGKNLSFKGELPLKAVRVITDDNEKLKTSFLLEGRYINTIRVICPNQQDYEEWIDHLKIAQLQNRDSSLSGSSSFCGSHSAHHEQVTASCRSSLTSDGRTKSWASGGKLPNPHSNSNTQGSDRQSYTILGEQNLPEDPLSPGYSQPVHCSGNPNWHGGPHGPSDLHRGGSIRGSKGKKNLCLQIPSTMSNTYDIENTGFGLIPETPSEDVLSPLYKEPYSYQKPHATVTPQEMLNRWSLADSQQSISQPNNPALSSLYAEPYTPTGQTSSSSNFVEELLRSLTANQNEIHASNLKTNGLFHVSHHVHPPLQKIYSHPVKSSQQLVKPVLHRNSEPDTSLHSRLVPAAQTPFFKSISSVKAEMSFSQRNNEVEEMFDLPSSSSLQTESLDHDYAELQSFQSDFSYDNIWDYEVKEKGHKQFSAPSYPGHCFPGIQGKTVPSRWL; translated from the exons GCAGGACAGCAGAACTAAGTGGACTTATCTGTTCGGGAATGAAAGTGGTGTTGGAAGAGTGACGCATTCGGACAACATCCTGCACTACATCCCCGGGAAG GATATCGGCAATGATGGGCAAAAGGACAACGTGGACCAAAGATTCCTTAGCATCTTCCGCAAGGGCAAGAAGAAAACGATTGTTCGAAACATGGGGCAAATGATTCATTATTCGAAGGTCAAGTTTCGATTCCAGCACAGCCAG GATATCAGCGACTGTTATTTGGAATTGTTCCAGTCCCAACTCTACTTCCAGTCTCGAGGTCCCACTGGGTTGACATATCAG GGATTGGTACCATTGAAGGAGCTTAGTGTTTACAAGCTGGAACGTTCCAAGGTCCCACCTAAACCAGAGGAAGAACACGCTTTCCGAATTACAG GTCCCCTACTCAATCCTTTAATTGTTTATTGTCCCACCCTTCAAGAGTTGCAGAAATGGCTGTACCACTTGGAGAAACAGATCCAGCTTAATGGTGGGAATCTGGATACTTTGCCCATAATGGAG GTAAATAATGCAAACATTTGGGATAAGTCAGAACTGCGCAAGTCTGTACAAAGCCAGCCAGTCCAGGACTGGGAGGGGACGCAGAGGGAATCTCTAGGTGCCATCAGTTGTATCTCCAAGGTGAAGCTCCAAACCCTACCATTCCAG GAGCTGAATGACAGAGTATTGGTCTTGTACCCGTCCACCCTTGTGATCCTTTCCGAAGAAGGAAAAAACCTCAGTTTCAAG GGTGAACTTCCACTTAAAGCCGTACGGGTGATTACAGATGACAATGAAAAACTGAAGACCTCATTCTTGTTAGAAG GACGGTACATCAACACTATCCGGGTGATCTGCCCCAATCAGCAGGATTATGAGGAGTGGATCGATCACCTAAAGATTGCTCAGCTGCAGAACAGAGATTCCTCGCTATCGGGATCCAGTAGCTTCTGTGGATCACACTCGGCGCACCATGAGCAG GTGACAGCTAGCTGCCGTAGCTCGTTGACCTCAGACGGACGAACAAAATCCTGGGCATCAGGGGGGAAGCTGCCAAATCCACACTCCAACAGCAATACTCAGGGATCCGACCGACAGTCCTACACCATACTGGGCGAGCAGAACCTGCCGGAGGATCCGCTGTCACCTGGATATTCACAGCCGGTGCAT TGCTCGGGAAATCCGAACTGGCACGGAGGACCACATGGTCCAAGTGATCTTCACAGAGGTGGCAGCATCCGGGGGTCCAAAGGGAAGAAAAACTTATGTCTGCAAATCCCGTCCACGATGTCGAACACTTACGACATAGAAAACACAGGATTTGGACTTATCCCAGAGACCCCAAGTGAAGACGTCCTGTCTCCCCTCTACAAAGAGCCGTACTCCTACCAGAAACCACACGCCACGGTGACCCCACAGGAGATG TTAAACAGATGGAGCCTCGCAGACAGCCAGCAATCTATCTCTCAGCCCAACAACCCAGCACTGTCCTCGCTGTACGCTGAGCCATATACGCCAACCGGCCAAACAAGTAGCAGTAGCAATTTCGTGGAAGAG CTTCTAAGAAGCCTAACGGCAAACCAGAATGAGATCCATGCCTCAAACCTGAAGACCAATGGATTATTCCACGTGAGCCACCATGTACATCCGCCATTACAGAAGATTTATTCCCATCCGGTGAAGAGTAGCCAACAGCTCGTGAAACCCGTGCTGCACAGGAACAGCGAGCCGGACACCTCCCTGCACAGCAGACTGGTCCCCGCTGCACAGACTCCTTTCTTTAAAAGT atCTCCTCGGTGAAGGCAGAGATGTCCTTTTCTCAACGCAACAATGAAG TGGAAGAGATGTTTGACCTACCATCTTCAAGCAGTCTACAGACAGAGTCATTGGATCACGATTACGCAGAGCTGCAAAGTTTCCAGAGTGACTTCAGTTACGATAACATTTGGGACTATGAAGTCAAAGAAAAGGGCCACAAGCAGTTTTCAGCACCCTCTTATCCCGGGCACTGTTTCCCAGGCATCCAAGGCAAGACTGTTCCTAGTCGGTGGCTGTAA